In Citrobacter sp. RHB25-C09, the following proteins share a genomic window:
- the ppx gene encoding exopolyphosphatase, with amino-acid sequence MPIHDKTPRPQEFAAVDLGSNSFHMVIARVVDGAMQIIGRLKQRVHLADGLGADNMLSEEAMERGLNCLSLFAERLQGFAPSSVCIVGTHSLREALNATDFLKRAEKVIPYPIEIISGNEEARLIFMGVEHTQPEKGRKLVIDIGGGSTELVIGENFEPKLVESRRMGCVSFAQIYFQGGTISKENFQRARMAAAQKLETLAWQFRIQGWNVALGASGTIKAAHEVLLALGEKDGFVTPERLDRLVAEVLQHRSFEALSLPGLSEERKAVFVPGLAILCGVFDALGIHELRLSDGALREGVLYEMEGRFRHQDVRSRTASSLANQYNIDSEQARRVLDTTMHMYEQWHAQQPKLAHPQLEALLKWAAMLHEVGLNINHSGLHRHSAYILQNSDLPGFNQEQQTMMATLVRYHRKAIKLDDLPRFTLFRKKQYLPLIQLLRLGVLLNNQRQATTTPPTLTLNTDDSHWTLRFPHDWFSQNALVLLDLEREQQYWEAVTGWSLTIEEEPAPDIAA; translated from the coding sequence ATGCCAATACATGATAAGACCCCTCGACCGCAGGAGTTTGCGGCGGTCGATCTCGGCTCAAACAGTTTTCACATGGTCATTGCCCGAGTGGTTGATGGCGCAATGCAGATCATTGGCCGCCTGAAACAGCGAGTCCATCTGGCCGATGGACTTGGCGCAGACAATATGCTGAGCGAAGAGGCAATGGAGCGGGGCTTAAACTGCCTGTCGCTGTTCGCCGAGCGCCTGCAGGGTTTCGCCCCTTCCAGCGTCTGTATTGTGGGCACGCACTCGCTTCGTGAAGCGCTGAACGCGACCGATTTTTTGAAACGCGCAGAAAAAGTGATCCCCTACCCTATTGAGATCATTTCTGGCAACGAAGAAGCACGCCTGATTTTCATGGGGGTTGAACACACCCAGCCGGAAAAGGGGCGCAAGCTGGTGATCGATATCGGCGGTGGCTCAACGGAACTGGTCATTGGGGAAAATTTTGAACCCAAACTGGTTGAAAGCCGTCGTATGGGCTGCGTCAGCTTTGCGCAGATCTATTTCCAGGGTGGCACAATCAGCAAAGAGAATTTCCAGCGCGCCCGTATGGCGGCAGCACAGAAGCTTGAAACGTTAGCCTGGCAATTCAGAATTCAGGGCTGGAATGTCGCACTGGGGGCATCTGGCACCATCAAAGCCGCGCACGAAGTGCTGCTGGCGTTGGGTGAAAAAGACGGGTTTGTCACCCCGGAACGTCTCGACAGACTGGTCGCAGAAGTTCTTCAACATCGTAGCTTTGAAGCGCTGAGTCTGCCGGGGTTGTCTGAAGAGCGAAAAGCGGTCTTTGTTCCGGGGCTGGCCATTCTGTGCGGTGTTTTTGATGCCCTGGGCATCCATGAACTCCGTCTTTCTGATGGCGCTCTGCGCGAAGGCGTATTGTACGAAATGGAAGGCCGTTTCCGCCATCAGGATGTACGCAGCCGGACCGCCAGCAGCCTGGCAAACCAGTACAATATCGACAGTGAGCAGGCCAGACGCGTGCTGGATACCACCATGCACATGTACGAGCAGTGGCACGCCCAGCAGCCTAAGCTGGCACATCCTCAGCTCGAAGCGCTGTTAAAATGGGCGGCAATGCTGCACGAAGTGGGCCTGAACATTAACCATAGCGGTCTACACCGTCATTCCGCCTATATACTGCAAAACAGCGATTTACCCGGTTTTAACCAGGAACAGCAAACCATGATGGCTACGCTGGTTCGCTATCATCGTAAAGCAATCAAGCTTGACGATCTGCCGCGCTTTACGCTGTTCCGTAAGAAACAGTATCTGCCGCTCATTCAACTCCTGCGCCTGGGTGTCTTGCTCAATAATCAGCGCCAGGCGACCACGACGCCGCCGACGCTAACGCTTAACACTGACGACAGTCACTGGACGCTGCGTTTCCCCCATGACTGGTTCAGCCAAAACGCGCTGGTTCTGCTGGATCTGGAAAGAGAGCAGCAGTACTGGGAAGCGGTCACCGGCTGGAGCCTGACGATCGAAGAAGAGCCTGCACCCGATATTGCGGCGTAA
- a CDS encoding sensor domain-containing phosphodiesterase: MKLNKKYIQNRDKWWGLPLILPSLLQPLVTYANTYAHVGSGEVVLFYLPLALMMSLMLFFGWAALPGIVLSILLRKLPLVGLSETLTIITHYLVAIVLSWGGYRVFTPRRNNVSHGVPHLVFPRIFWQVFFSATLFLVLFQFAGFVGIYKNRVSMMGVTPFNINALINYQALLVGNLIGIPLFYFIIRAIRNPLHLRGYYDQLKRQFDKKVTKTEVVIWGMVLSALLILLCMPLDVNSSLFSTNYTMSLLLPVMLWGAMRYGYRFISLTWALVLIIAIHHYQSYMLQYSGYDVQLAITSSSFLVFSFIINYMAVLATRQRSVNSRARRLAFLDPVVHLPNLRALNRSLKNAPWSALCYLRVPELETLVKNYGIMLRIQYKQKLSHWISEKLDAGESVYQMAGNDLVLRLNTESHQQRIEALDAHIKQFRFVWDGMTFQPQVGVSYCYVRSPVNHIYLLLGELSTTAELSVMTNTPENLERRGALNLQRNLRDKVAMMNRLQQALEYNHFCLMVQPIQGIRGDVYHEILLRLQDEQGGMITPDVFLPVAHEFGLTSNIDLWVIENTLRFMTENRARMPARRYAINLSSPSICRAKFPLEVSQLLSKYQIEAWQLIFEVTESYALMNAEQAQITLQHLQQLGCQIAIDDFGTGYASYARLKNVNANILKIDGSFIRNMVSNSLDYQIVASICHLARMKKMQVVAEFVENEEIRQAVTTLGIDYMQGYLIGAPQPLSETLKEQVPVAGT, translated from the coding sequence ATGAAACTTAATAAAAAATATATACAAAACAGAGATAAGTGGTGGGGGCTCCCGCTTATTTTGCCGTCCTTGCTGCAGCCATTAGTGACTTATGCAAATACCTATGCGCATGTTGGTTCTGGTGAGGTGGTGCTCTTCTACTTACCGCTGGCCTTGATGATGAGCCTGATGCTCTTTTTCGGCTGGGCGGCATTACCGGGAATTGTACTGTCGATTTTGCTGCGCAAACTGCCGCTAGTGGGCCTGAGCGAAACTTTAACCATCATTACCCATTACCTTGTCGCCATCGTGCTGAGTTGGGGGGGCTATCGTGTCTTTACGCCGCGTCGGAATAATGTCTCTCACGGGGTTCCACATCTGGTCTTTCCGCGTATTTTTTGGCAGGTATTTTTTTCTGCGACATTATTTCTGGTTCTTTTTCAATTCGCAGGCTTTGTTGGAATATACAAAAACAGAGTGAGCATGATGGGTGTCACGCCTTTTAATATCAATGCATTAATAAACTATCAGGCGTTATTAGTGGGTAATTTAATTGGTATTCCACTCTTCTATTTTATTATTCGTGCAATACGCAATCCGTTACATCTGCGTGGCTATTATGACCAACTCAAACGGCAGTTTGATAAAAAGGTGACCAAAACAGAAGTAGTGATATGGGGAATGGTGCTGTCGGCACTGTTAATATTGCTCTGCATGCCATTAGATGTAAATAGCTCATTATTCAGTACAAATTACACAATGTCACTCCTTCTCCCCGTTATGTTATGGGGAGCGATGCGCTATGGCTATCGATTTATTTCACTGACGTGGGCGCTGGTTTTAATTATTGCGATTCATCATTATCAGAGTTATATGCTGCAGTACTCCGGATACGATGTGCAACTGGCTATTACGTCGTCGAGCTTTCTCGTTTTTTCTTTCATCATCAATTACATGGCTGTGCTGGCAACGCGTCAGCGGAGCGTGAATAGCCGCGCCCGACGGTTGGCATTCCTGGATCCTGTCGTGCATCTGCCGAATCTGCGTGCATTAAACCGCTCCCTGAAAAATGCGCCGTGGTCCGCGCTGTGCTATTTACGCGTCCCTGAACTGGAAACCCTGGTAAAAAACTATGGCATCATGCTGCGGATCCAGTACAAACAGAAGCTATCGCACTGGATCAGCGAAAAGCTGGATGCGGGTGAAAGCGTGTATCAGATGGCGGGTAACGACCTGGTACTACGTCTGAACACCGAATCGCATCAGCAACGCATTGAAGCCCTTGATGCACATATTAAGCAGTTTCGCTTTGTCTGGGATGGCATGACCTTCCAGCCGCAGGTGGGCGTGAGCTATTGCTATGTGCGTTCGCCAGTGAATCATATCTATTTATTGCTGGGTGAGTTGAGCACAACGGCCGAACTCTCGGTGATGACCAATACGCCAGAGAATTTAGAGCGTCGCGGCGCACTGAATTTGCAGCGTAATTTGCGTGACAAAGTCGCGATGATGAATCGGCTGCAACAGGCGCTGGAATACAACCATTTTTGTCTGATGGTCCAGCCTATCCAGGGGATTCGCGGTGATGTCTATCATGAAATCTTGCTGCGATTACAGGACGAACAGGGGGGAATGATCACGCCTGATGTCTTTTTACCCGTTGCGCATGAATTTGGCCTGACATCCAATATCGATCTTTGGGTCATTGAAAACACGCTGCGTTTTATGACCGAGAACCGGGCGCGGATGCCGGCGCGTCGCTATGCCATTAATCTGTCATCACCCTCCATTTGTCGGGCGAAATTCCCGCTGGAAGTGAGCCAGTTGCTGAGCAAATACCAGATTGAAGCCTGGCAACTCATTTTTGAAGTGACGGAAAGCTACGCATTAATGAATGCCGAACAAGCGCAAATCACGCTACAGCATTTGCAGCAGTTGGGCTGCCAAATTGCGATTGATGATTTCGGCACGGGTTATGCCAGCTACGCAAGGCTCAAAAATGTGAATGCTAACATTCTGAAGATTGACGGCAGTTTCATCCGTAACATGGTTTCAAACAGCCTCGACTACCAGATTGTTGCTTCGATCTGCCATTTGGCGCGGATGAAAAAAATGCAGGTCGTCGCCGAATTTGTAGAAAATGAAGAGATTCGTCAGGCGGTAACGACGCTGGGAATTGACTATATGCAGGGATATCTGATTGGCGCACCGCAACCCTTAAGCGAGACGCTGAAAGAGCAGGTGCCAGTGGCGGGCACCTGA
- a CDS encoding YfgG family protein: MSQATSMRKRHRFNSRMTRIVLLISFILFFGRFVYSSIGAWHHHQDKKDAQQSSLSVETPAQR, translated from the coding sequence GTGAGTCAGGCAACCAGTATGCGAAAACGACATCGATTTAACAGTCGCATGACCCGTATCGTATTGCTTATCAGCTTTATCCTCTTCTTTGGACGCTTCGTCTACTCTTCTATTGGTGCCTGGCATCATCATCAGGACAAAAAAGACGCTCAACAATCCAGCCTCTCCGTCGAGACGCCTGCGCAGCGCTAA
- the guaA gene encoding glutamine-hydrolyzing GMP synthase, producing MTDNIHKHRILILDFGSQYTQLVARRVRELGVYCELWAWDVTEAQIREFNPSGIILSGGPESTTEDNSPRAPQYVFEAGVPVFGVCYGMQTMAMQLGGHVEGSNEREFGYAQVEVVTDSALVRGIEDSLTADGKPLLDVWMSHGDKVTAIPSDFVTVASTESCPFAIMANEEKRFYGVQFHPEVTHTRQGMRMLERFVRDICQCEALWTPAKIIDDAVERIRQQVGDDKVILGLSGGVDSSVTAMLLHRAIGKNLTCVFVDNGLLRLNEAQQVMDMFGDHFGLNIVHVEGEQRFLDALKGENDPEAKRKIIGRVFVEVFDEEALKLEDVKWLAQGTIYPDVIESAASATGKAHVIKSHHNVGGLPKEMKMGLVEPLRELFKDEVRKIGLELGLPYDMLYRHPFPGPGLGVRVLGEVKKEYCDLLRRADAIFIEELHKADLYNKVSQAFTVFLPVRSVGVMGDGRKYDWVVSLRAVETIDFMTAHWAHLPYDFLGRVSNRIINEVNGISRVVYDISGKPPATIEWE from the coding sequence ATGACAGACAATATTCATAAACATCGCATTCTTATCCTTGATTTTGGTTCCCAGTATACTCAGCTGGTTGCGCGTCGCGTGCGTGAACTTGGCGTTTACTGCGAACTATGGGCATGGGATGTCACGGAAGCACAAATTCGCGAATTCAACCCAAGCGGCATCATCCTTTCCGGTGGCCCAGAAAGTACGACTGAAGATAATAGCCCGCGCGCCCCACAGTATGTGTTTGAAGCCGGTGTGCCAGTATTTGGTGTGTGCTACGGCATGCAGACCATGGCAATGCAGCTGGGTGGTCATGTTGAAGGTTCTAACGAGCGTGAATTCGGTTACGCACAGGTTGAAGTGGTTACCGATAGCGCGCTGGTGCGCGGAATCGAAGATTCCCTGACTGCAGACGGTAAACCGCTGCTGGACGTCTGGATGAGCCATGGCGATAAAGTGACGGCTATCCCGTCTGACTTCGTCACCGTTGCCAGCACCGAAAGCTGCCCGTTTGCCATTATGGCGAATGAAGAAAAACGCTTCTACGGCGTGCAGTTCCACCCGGAAGTGACCCACACCCGTCAGGGGATGCGTATGCTGGAGCGCTTTGTGCGCGACATCTGCCAGTGCGAAGCTCTGTGGACCCCGGCAAAAATCATCGACGACGCCGTTGAACGTATTCGTCAGCAGGTTGGCGATGATAAGGTCATCCTCGGTCTTTCCGGCGGCGTGGACTCTTCCGTCACCGCGATGCTGCTGCACCGCGCTATCGGTAAAAACCTGACCTGCGTCTTCGTCGACAACGGTCTGCTGCGTCTGAATGAAGCCCAGCAGGTCATGGACATGTTCGGCGACCACTTCGGTTTGAACATCGTTCACGTGGAAGGTGAGCAGCGCTTCCTGGACGCGCTGAAAGGCGAGAACGATCCGGAAGCGAAACGTAAAATCATCGGCCGCGTGTTCGTGGAAGTGTTCGATGAAGAAGCGCTGAAGCTGGAAGACGTGAAGTGGCTGGCGCAGGGGACTATCTACCCTGACGTGATCGAATCTGCGGCTTCAGCAACCGGTAAAGCACACGTCATCAAATCTCACCACAACGTGGGCGGCCTGCCGAAAGAGATGAAGATGGGCCTGGTTGAACCGCTGCGTGAGCTGTTCAAAGACGAAGTACGTAAAATTGGTCTGGAGCTTGGTCTGCCGTACGACATGCTTTACCGTCACCCGTTCCCGGGCCCGGGTCTTGGCGTGCGCGTACTGGGCGAAGTGAAGAAAGAGTACTGCGACCTGCTGCGTCGTGCGGATGCTATCTTCATCGAAGAACTGCACAAAGCCGACCTGTACAACAAAGTAAGCCAGGCGTTTACCGTGTTCCTGCCGGTTCGCTCCGTTGGTGTCATGGGCGATGGCCGTAAATACGACTGGGTTGTTTCCCTGCGCGCAGTCGAAACCATCGACTTTATGACCGCGCACTGGGCTCACCTGCCATATGATTTCTTAGGCCGCGTCTCTAACCGCATTATCAACGAAGTGAATGGCATTTCCCGCGTGGTGTATGACATCAGCGGCAAGCCACCGGCTACGATTGAGTGGGAATAA
- the guaB gene encoding IMP dehydrogenase, whose amino-acid sequence MLRIAKEALTFDDVLLVPAHSTVLPNTADLSTQLTKTIRLNIPMLSAAMDTVTEARLAIALAQEGGIGFIHKNMSIERQAEEVRRVKKHESGVVTDPQTVLPTTTLREVKELTERNGFAGYPVVTEGNELVGIITGRDVRFVTDLNQPVSVYMTPKERLVTVREGEARDVVLAKMHEKRVEKALVVDDSFHLLGMITVKDFQKAERKPNSCKDEHGRLRVGAAVGAGAGNEERVDALVAAGVDVLLIDSSHGHSEGVLQRIRETRAKYPDLQIIGGNVATGAGARALAEAGVSAVKVGIGPGSICTTRIVTGVGVPQITAVSDAVEALEGMGIPVIADGGIRFSGDIAKAIAAGASAVMVGSMLAGTEESPGEIELYQGRSYKSYRGMGSLGAMSKGSSDRYFQSDNAADKLVPEGIEGRVAYKGRLKEIIHQQMGGLRSCMGLTGCGTIDALRTKAEFVRISGAGIQESHVHDVTITKESPNYRLGS is encoded by the coding sequence ATGCTACGTATTGCTAAAGAAGCTTTGACGTTTGACGACGTCCTCCTCGTACCCGCTCACTCCACCGTTCTGCCGAATACTGCCGACCTCAGCACGCAGTTGACGAAAACCATTCGTTTGAACATTCCTATGCTCTCCGCAGCAATGGATACCGTGACTGAAGCGCGCCTTGCAATTGCTCTGGCCCAGGAAGGCGGCATCGGTTTTATCCATAAAAACATGTCTATTGAACGTCAGGCTGAAGAAGTTCGCCGCGTGAAAAAACATGAATCTGGCGTGGTCACCGACCCGCAAACCGTTCTGCCGACCACCACCCTGCGCGAAGTGAAAGAGCTGACCGAGCGTAACGGTTTTGCCGGCTACCCGGTTGTCACCGAAGGTAATGAGTTGGTAGGTATCATCACCGGTCGTGACGTCCGTTTTGTCACCGATCTGAACCAGCCGGTTAGCGTCTATATGACCCCGAAAGAGCGTCTGGTTACCGTGCGTGAAGGCGAAGCGCGTGATGTCGTGCTGGCCAAAATGCATGAGAAGCGCGTTGAGAAAGCGCTGGTGGTGGACGACAGTTTCCATCTGCTCGGCATGATCACCGTAAAAGATTTCCAGAAAGCAGAACGTAAACCGAACTCATGTAAAGACGAACATGGTCGTCTGCGCGTCGGTGCCGCCGTTGGCGCAGGCGCGGGCAACGAAGAACGTGTAGACGCGCTGGTTGCTGCTGGCGTTGACGTGCTGCTGATCGACTCTTCACACGGTCACTCCGAAGGCGTTCTGCAACGTATTCGTGAAACCCGTGCTAAATACCCGGATCTGCAAATCATCGGCGGTAACGTCGCTACCGGCGCAGGCGCACGAGCACTGGCTGAAGCGGGTGTGAGCGCGGTGAAAGTGGGTATCGGTCCTGGCTCCATCTGTACAACGCGCATCGTGACCGGCGTGGGTGTTCCGCAGATCACTGCCGTTTCTGACGCAGTCGAAGCGCTCGAAGGCATGGGTATTCCGGTTATTGCTGACGGCGGTATCCGCTTCTCCGGCGACATTGCAAAAGCGATTGCCGCAGGCGCAAGCGCGGTCATGGTGGGCTCTATGCTGGCTGGTACCGAAGAATCTCCGGGTGAAATCGAACTGTACCAGGGCCGTTCATACAAATCTTATCGCGGCATGGGTTCATTGGGTGCGATGTCCAAAGGCTCTTCTGACCGTTATTTCCAGAGCGATAACGCAGCCGACAAACTGGTACCGGAAGGTATCGAAGGCCGTGTTGCCTATAAAGGCCGCCTGAAAGAGATCATTCACCAGCAGATGGGCGGCCTGCGCTCCTGTATGGGGCTGACCGGCTGTGGTACTATCGACGCGCTGCGTACTAAAGCGGAATTTGTGCGCATCAGCGGTGCGGGTATTCAGGAAAGCCACGTCCACGACGTGACCATCACCAAAGAGTCCCCGAACTACCGTCTGGGCTCCTGA
- the xseA gene encoding exodeoxyribonuclease VII large subunit, which produces MLSSQTSAIFTVSRLNQTVRLLLEQEMGQVWISGEISNFTQPSSGHWYFTLKDDTAQVRCAMFRNSNRRVTFRPQHGQQVLVRANITLYEPRGDYQIIVESMQPAGEGLLQQKYEQLKAKLQAEGLFDQQHKQPLPSPAHCVGVITSRTGAALHDILHVLKRRDPSLPVIIYPTAVQGDDAPGQIVRAIEMANKRNECEVLIVGRGGGSLEDLWSFNDERVARAIFASRIPVVSAVGHETDVTIADFIADLRAPTPSAAAEMVSRNQQELLRQIQSAQQRLGMAMDYFLANRSRRFTQLFHRLQQQHPQLRLARQQTALERLQQRMSIAVDTQLKRTSQRQLRLVQRLNQQNPQPRIHRAQSRIQQLEYRLAENIRVRLSMTRERFGNAVTHLEAVSPLSTLARGYSVTSSADGKVLKETKQVKPGDTLTTRVSDGWVESEVKGVTLMKKSRAAKKS; this is translated from the coding sequence ATGTTATCCTCTCAAACCTCCGCTATTTTTACCGTAAGCCGCCTGAATCAGACGGTGCGTCTGCTGTTAGAACAAGAAATGGGGCAGGTCTGGATCAGCGGTGAGATTTCAAACTTCACCCAGCCGTCGTCGGGTCACTGGTATTTCACCCTTAAAGATGACACGGCGCAGGTGCGCTGCGCGATGTTCCGCAACAGCAATCGCCGGGTCACGTTTCGCCCTCAGCACGGTCAGCAGGTGCTGGTACGCGCCAATATCACGCTGTATGAACCGCGCGGCGACTATCAGATTATTGTTGAGAGCATGCAGCCGGCAGGTGAAGGTCTGCTGCAACAAAAATACGAGCAGCTAAAAGCCAAACTCCAGGCCGAAGGGCTGTTTGATCAGCAGCACAAACAGCCACTGCCCTCCCCCGCTCATTGCGTGGGCGTTATCACTTCAAGAACGGGTGCGGCGCTTCACGATATCCTTCACGTACTGAAACGTCGCGATCCTTCCCTGCCTGTGATTATTTACCCTACTGCGGTACAGGGAGATGACGCACCGGGGCAAATCGTTCGCGCCATTGAAATGGCGAACAAGCGCAACGAGTGCGAGGTGTTGATTGTCGGTCGCGGCGGCGGTTCGCTGGAAGACTTATGGAGTTTTAACGACGAACGTGTCGCGCGCGCCATTTTTGCCAGCCGCATTCCAGTAGTGAGCGCCGTCGGTCACGAAACGGACGTGACCATTGCTGATTTTATTGCCGACCTGCGCGCACCGACCCCTTCGGCCGCCGCAGAGATGGTCAGCCGAAACCAGCAGGAACTGTTACGTCAGATCCAATCCGCCCAGCAGCGTCTGGGGATGGCAATGGACTATTTCCTTGCTAACCGCAGCCGTCGATTTACGCAGCTCTTTCATCGTCTGCAACAGCAGCATCCACAGCTGCGCCTCGCGCGGCAACAAACGGCGCTGGAACGATTACAACAGCGGATGAGCATCGCAGTCGACACGCAGCTTAAGCGCACCAGCCAACGGCAGCTTCGTCTGGTGCAACGTCTGAATCAACAAAACCCTCAGCCGCGCATTCACCGGGCTCAGAGTCGGATTCAACAACTGGAGTATCGTCTGGCCGAGAATATACGCGTACGTTTGAGTATGACGCGTGAACGCTTCGGTAATGCGGTCACACATCTGGAAGCCGTCAGCCCGCTCTCCACGCTGGCGCGAGGCTACAGTGTTACCAGTAGCGCCGATGGCAAAGTGCTGAAAGAAACCAAACAGGTGAAGCCTGGCGATACGCTAACTACCCGGGTCAGCGACGGCTGGGTGGAAAGCGAAGTGAAAGGCGTCACGCTCATGAAGAAATCGCGCGCCGCGAAAAAATCCTGA
- a CDS encoding MFS transporter codes for MTKHLVLGVTGFSLIAVTYGMARFSWGIMLPDIRQTIPFSPQGAGLIAACSYIAYCLSVFLASFLTNQFGPRVPAMLAAIAAAVGLLILAMAPSPLWLATGLFIAGFSSGLASPSLAGAVSQDIPSKRQTQVNTVINAGTSGGIILSVLVLLVLPGQWRAACIVFALLALVCLIAAWRFLPGSGSDRQEQRLHWRSMLTKKGMFRLLLIAFVSGTASAAWWSFGPEILQRHTGLESVTTNMLWLVSGGAGIVAVFTGSAARRIGMRGVYRGSQILMALSLALLAFSHGFHWWLFAVVAMSGAGYVILSGVLLVRGAEITEPSPAAGVSLAFLMLAAGQIVGSVAFGQLFGTLGAVGALAVFSTLSWAMLLMTPD; via the coding sequence ATGACAAAACACCTTGTGTTGGGCGTAACCGGTTTTTCTTTGATAGCCGTGACCTACGGGATGGCAAGATTCTCGTGGGGCATCATGCTGCCTGATATCCGCCAGACAATCCCGTTCTCTCCCCAGGGTGCCGGGCTTATCGCTGCCTGCAGCTACATAGCCTACTGTTTGTCGGTATTTCTCGCCTCCTTCCTGACGAACCAGTTCGGTCCGCGAGTCCCGGCTATGCTGGCGGCGATCGCTGCCGCGGTGGGGCTACTTATCCTTGCAATGGCACCTTCACCCCTGTGGCTTGCAACAGGTCTGTTTATTGCCGGCTTTAGCTCCGGTCTTGCCTCGCCATCTCTTGCGGGGGCCGTAAGCCAGGACATACCTTCGAAGCGGCAGACGCAGGTGAATACCGTCATCAATGCAGGCACGAGCGGCGGAATCATTCTCTCAGTGCTGGTGTTACTGGTACTGCCTGGCCAGTGGCGTGCGGCCTGTATCGTCTTTGCCCTGCTGGCACTGGTCTGCTTAATAGCAGCCTGGCGTTTCCTGCCAGGCTCAGGTTCAGATCGGCAGGAACAGCGGCTGCACTGGCGCAGTATGCTCACGAAAAAGGGGATGTTCAGACTGCTATTGATTGCCTTTGTCAGTGGTACCGCCAGCGCCGCGTGGTGGAGTTTTGGTCCAGAGATATTACAACGACATACCGGGCTTGAGAGCGTGACGACCAACATGCTTTGGTTGGTTAGCGGTGGCGCCGGGATAGTTGCCGTATTTACCGGGAGTGCGGCGAGGCGAATAGGGATGCGGGGTGTTTATCGCGGATCGCAAATTCTCATGGCGCTCTCGCTGGCTCTGTTGGCGTTTAGCCACGGCTTTCACTGGTGGCTGTTTGCGGTGGTTGCAATGAGCGGAGCAGGTTACGTCATATTATCCGGTGTGCTGTTGGTGAGGGGGGCGGAAATAACGGAACCTTCACCGGCAGCTGGCGTGAGTCTGGCTTTCCTGATGCTGGCCGCCGGGCAGATAGTGGGCTCGGTGGCTTTCGGTCAACTCTTTGGCACCCTTGGCGCGGTTGGGGCACTGGCGGTGTTTTCTACGCTCTCCTGGGCGATGCTGTTGATGACGCCTGATTAA
- a CDS encoding M4 family metallopeptidase produces the protein MPYAYSVIPPYILRRIIELGSEPQQKCARQTLTHVQNLMAHMPGKPAAPHVNKAGQLERDIYDARQTQELPGTQVRYEGHPSNGDVAVDEAYDYLGITHDFFWKHWQRDSLDNKGLILTGTVHYGREYQNAFWNGQQMVFGDGDGEIFNRFTIAIDIVAHELAHGVTESEAGLIYFEQAGALNESLSDVFGALVKQYHLGQTADRADWLIGEGLLADGINGKGLRSMSAPGTAYDDPLLGKDPQPAHMRDFIKTREDNGGVHLNSGIPNRAFYLAATALGGYAWEKAGYAWYDTVCDRQLTQDADFIDFARLTIHHGKKRSGKETAQAIEDAWKETGVM, from the coding sequence ATGCCCTATGCCTACAGTGTGATCCCGCCTTATATCCTGCGTCGCATCATTGAATTAGGGTCTGAGCCGCAGCAGAAGTGCGCAAGGCAAACACTCACCCATGTGCAAAACCTGATGGCGCATATGCCAGGTAAACCCGCTGCGCCGCACGTGAACAAAGCCGGGCAGTTGGAACGCGATATCTATGACGCGAGGCAGACCCAGGAGTTGCCGGGTACGCAGGTGCGTTATGAAGGACATCCTTCAAATGGGGATGTGGCGGTCGATGAAGCCTATGACTATCTCGGGATAACCCATGATTTTTTCTGGAAGCACTGGCAGCGTGACTCCTTGGATAATAAGGGCTTAATTCTCACCGGTACGGTTCATTACGGACGCGAGTACCAGAACGCTTTCTGGAACGGGCAACAAATGGTGTTTGGTGACGGCGATGGCGAGATTTTTAACCGTTTCACGATTGCTATTGACATTGTAGCCCACGAACTGGCGCATGGGGTCACGGAATCCGAAGCCGGGCTGATCTACTTTGAGCAGGCAGGCGCGCTCAATGAGTCGCTCTCTGATGTGTTCGGTGCGCTGGTGAAGCAATATCATCTGGGGCAAACCGCCGATCGAGCCGACTGGCTGATTGGCGAGGGGCTACTGGCTGACGGTATCAACGGCAAGGGGTTACGCTCCATGTCAGCACCTGGCACCGCTTATGACGATCCGCTGCTCGGCAAAGATCCACAACCTGCCCATATGCGAGATTTCATTAAGACACGGGAAGATAACGGCGGCGTTCACCTCAACTCCGGTATTCCTAACCGGGCATTTTACCTTGCGGCGACGGCATTAGGCGGATACGCATGGGAAAAAGCGGGCTATGCCTGGTACGATACCGTTTGTGACCGGCAGTTGACGCAGGACGCCGACTTTATCGATTTTGCCCGCTTAACCATTCATCATGGTAAAAAGCGCAGCGGTAAAGAAACGGCGCAGGCCATTGAGGACGCCTGGAAAGAGACAGGAGTGATGTAA